DNA from Verrucomicrobiota bacterium:
TCAAACGGAAGCAGTCCCTGATAGTCGAGAATCCTGTGCGCGTTTTTGAAGTTGCCAATGAAGTCGATGACGGTGCAGTGCGACTTCCCGACATATTTGCGCAGTCCACGCCCAAGTTGTTGATAGAAGATTCGCTTCGATTCCGTGGGCCTCAAGAACAGCAGGCATTCGATAAACGGCAGGTCTGCTCCCTCATTCAAAACATCCACAACGCAAAGAACGGGAACTGTTCCGCTCTTGAACTCCAGCAGCGTTTGATGGCGCTCCTGCCTGTCCGATTCGGATGTGTAAACCGCCGCAGCTATGCCTTCGGAGGCGAAGCTAGCGGCAACGCGCTCCGCGTGTTTAATGGAGCAGCAAAATGCTACCGTCGGCTTCCCTTCAGCTTTCTCGCGCCACTTCCGAATTATTGCGCGGTCTCGCTGCGGGACTATGAGTGCTTTTTCGAGGTCGCGAATACTGTAGGCCAGACCGTTGTGTTGGATTTGAGTGTAATCGACATCGTCGAAACATCCAAAGTAGTGGTATGGGCAGAGAACTCCGGTCTCGATTCCGAAGCGAAGCTCATAGCTGACAATCACGTTGCCGCTGCAAAGCTGCAGAATGTCCTGGCGGTCACCTCGAAAGGGTGTTGCCGTGAGCCCCAAGAGGAAACCCGGTTGGATACATTCGATGAGGCGGCGATATGATTTTGCCGCAGCGTGGTGAAACTCGTCGATGACGACGTAATCGAACTGACCGGCAGAGAGCTTCGCCAAGTTTTCCGCCAGCAGCTTGATCGTCGCGATGTTGACGCGGTTCAGTTGTCGGAATGAGGATGCTCGCTCCAAGCGAGCGACGCTGTCCGCGCCAAACTTTGCCTCGAACTCGGACTGGGCGACATCCAAGATTTCATGCGTGTGTGCGACGTAAAGCACGCAGCTTGGGTTGAGTGATTTCGCATCCTCGGCGGAGATTCGCGTTTTACCGCTGCCGGGCGGCAACACCACCAATCCAGTCTTTTGTTTCAGAGCGTGGGCTGTTGACAAGCCCTCCAACGCTTCCTTCTGTAGCAGGTTCAGAATCCGCTTCTTTGGCGAGTATCCACATTTGCATCGTCCGGCAGATATACGACTCGCGTCCTTGGGACAAAAGAATCCGTGAGCAACGAATAGCCGCGCCAAATCTACCACGTCGAAAATCGCATAGTGACAGCCAATCTCCTCGCATGTGGAGCAGAACTGTTCCTTAGCTGGGTCAAGGATCGTTCCCGGCGCGGCAAACACCGCGAACTTCAATCCGTCGATTTTCTTGAGCCGGTAAATCTGATGCGAAACATCGGATTGTCGAACCGTAGGGAATGACTTCCCCTTCAAAACGAAAGCCGCCAAGCCATGCTGGCCTTTAACCGTGACCCTGTGCGTGAAGATGTCCGCGATTTCCATTGGGCCATGCGGTGTTTGGCCGAAGTCGGCGAGGATTGAACGAAGGAAAGGTTCTAACTCCTCTCGCTCGTCAAGCTTCTTTACCGCACGAACAAGTTCAGGCGTCACATCTGACGCGGAGAATTCCTTCGCCTCTTTGAAGTTGTCGAACGCTTCGATTGGAATCAGCAGGCTCATTCTTTTGTTTGTTCTTTCAGTTCGAGCCTCCTCACGTCGGCTGCTACGGATAAAAGAGTTTTCACACCTTCGCCTTCACCGCCGCATCCATCTTGATGAGCGGCGGCCAGGGGCGTTTGAAGCCTTCGCCGGGGATTTTCTTCGTCGCATCGATGCCGAGTTTGCTACCGGACGGTTTCACGCGCGGGTCAGCGCGTTTGCGCTGATGAAAAGATTGCGCGAGCTGCCAGGTGACAACTCTTTTGAGCGCGCCGGCTTCGCATTCCGCGAGCAAACCTTCCTGCGCGAGAAAGTCGTCGAAGTTTGAACCGATATGCCCTTTCTTCATGGCGCTATTGTAGCAGACGCAGGCGAGATTTCGCCAATGTCAATTCTTCCTGCGGCGGCTTTTGAGATTTCTTGATGAAGCCGTGCAGCAGAATCATCCGCCGTGCGCCGGTGGTGAACAGCACTCGTGCAATCCCGTCAGGCAGCCGGATGTCGTTCATCAGCGATTGAAAAGTTGATCAATTCTCTCTTGCGCCGCTTCGGACATTTTGAGAGCGACGGTCAAGGACGTTTCAAACCTTCACCCGGCAATGTCTTCGTCGCGTCATTCATCATGGAGCACCCCCTCACCTTGGTCCTCTCCCCCGATGGGGGAGAGGAAATTGTTCGTCGCGTTCATCTTTGGTGTTCTTTGGCGTCCCCCTCATCCCGGCCTTCTCCTCCGGTGGGGGGAGAAGGAGTCCGAAAGGGGCGATGCAATTTTGGACGTGCGGCGTTGCGACTCCCTCTCCCCCATCGGGGGAGAGGGTTGGGGTGAGGGGGCAGGCTTGGGCAAGTAACCAGCGATTTCTTTGTGGCGACCCGTCCGCTCCATCAACGCGTGCCAGATTTCAAAGCGGATGGCTTCCAGTTCGCCGCGCAATTGGTGATTCCAGAAGCGCAACACCTTGATACCCTGCTCAGCAAGGAATTGATTTCGCTTCTCGTCTCTCGCCCGTTGGTCAGGGAAACCGTGTCCACCGCCATCGAGTTCGACGGCCAACTTGGCGAGCGTGCAGTAGAAGTCGAGGAAGTAGATACCGCAGGGATATTGGCGGCGGAACTTGAATTCAGAAAAGCGCCGGTCGCGGAGCAATCGCCACAGGCGTTTTTCCGCATCGGTGGATTCCCTACGTAGGTGGCGGGCGAAGTCGCGGGCGTCGGCGGTGCGAGTGCGGTGCTTGCCGGATTGCCCCCGTTGCCCCCTCACCCTGACCCTCTCCCCCGATGAGGGAGAGGGAATTCGGCGCGCGCCACCGTTGGTGTTGGATGTTGGTTGCGGCAGGGCGCGCGTTCCTCCTCTCCCCTCGGAGGGGAGAGGATTGAGGTGAGGGGTGGCGCCTTTGTTCATATTGAACGTGGGGGCAATCTTATGGGTTCCGAAAAGTTTATCCACCCTCGCCTGCACAGCTTTCGTCCATTTTGATCAGCGGCGGCCAAGGGCGTCATTTTGGCCCCTGAACGAGGCCGTGTAACTCAGCATAAGGATCCCAGGAGGGATCGCGGTGCCACTCATACTCGCTCCCATTGGCGAGGTTATCGGCGGTCTTTTTGCCGAAGAGGCGTTCGACGACATGCAGCGTCATGTCCATCCCCGCCGAGACGCCGGAGGAGGTCACAATCCTGCCGTCATCCACCCAGCGGGCGCGCTTGACCCACTTGACGTTCGGCCAGGGCGTCGTGGCGCGCGACCAAAAGGCCTTGTTCGTTGTCGCGGGGCGGCCATCCAGCAGGCTCGCGGCGGCGAGGACTGACGCGCCATTGCAGACGGACATGGTGATCTCGGCCTTCGCGGACCGCTCGCGGAGCCAATCCAGCGTCTCGGTATCTTTGAGGACGTCCAGCGCACCGAACCCGCCGGGGATAAGAATCAGATCGAGCGGCGGACAATCTTTGAACCCAAACTCGGCGACGGTTTTTGGTCCTTGGGATGAAGTGATCTCGCCCTTCTCGCGGGCGACGGTGACGACTTTGACCTTGCCCTTCAGGTTGCCCCACATTTCGAGCGGACCATAAGCGTCGAGCAATTCGAACCCGGGAAAAATCACGATACCCAGCGTACGCACTTTCTCCAACTGGGCGGTGGCGGCAGGTTTCGGTTGCTCCGGCTTTTGGTCATCCGCCGCGAGCGATTGCCCGACTGTGAGCGCCCAAACAAGGGCGATTGAGAATAGGGCCGATGCCCTGATGAGATGCGAGGTTTTCATGTTTTGGCTCCTTGAGTGAGTGAAAGAAATCTGCTTTTGCATGAAGGACACGATAAGCCTACAAAAGTGTGTGGCGCAAGAATGAAGCGGAATCAGGCCTCCAGCAGATTTGCCAAAATCACAGAGCCAATTCTTTGAGCATGGCGACGGTTTCATCGACAATCCGTTCGCCGGTGCCGGGTTCGGCGTAGCTGTGAAAGCCAGTCCAGCACTGGTAGCCGCCGAGCTTGTGGCCTTCCTGGTTCGGAATGTAACCGATCCAATCGTTGGCGAGTTCCGCAATGTAAGTGTGGCGGAATGGCGAACGGTTTTTGATGTCCAGACCCAGTTGCGTGAAGAACTCGGCGGGCACGGCGACAATGGCCACGTCGCCGATGCGCATAACTTGAAGCCAGGTTTCGCGTTCCTGCCCGCGCAGCGGAGCAAGTTTATTTCGCATGTTGCGAAAGACCGGGATGATCTGGTCGGCGTGACCCGGCGCATACTTCCGGCAGTATCGCGTGACGGCTTCCTCTTCGCGCGCTTCGTCAAAGTTGCGGACCTTGAATTTGAACGGGCGTTTGATGGCAGCCAGCTTTTCTACCGGGCGCGGCTTGGCCTGGGTGAGCGCGTCCTGGACGGCTTGCTTGATTCGTTTGGTCATCTCATCGCACGTCAGGTTGAGGTTGTGGGTCGAGCCAGAAGCGCCTTCCAGAAAGCAAACGGTGCCGCTGAGTTCAGTTTCCAATTCCTGCGCGGCCAGACCGTAAAACGACGGCGAACGGACTCCGGGTTTGCGCGTGCCGATGCTGTGCGTCGAATGGTTGAAGATGATCGCGCGCAGTTTGTCGGCGGGATCGCGAAAGGCTAGCAACGGCAGTTCGGGATCGAAGGGGCCGGTGGGCCGGACGAAATCGTCGCGCGGTCCAATCCAAAAAATCGACCCGTCGGCGAGCAGCATCCGGCTGTTCTGGCCCACGGTCTTTTCTTCACCGAGCTGGAAGTAGAACCGACAATCTTCTTTGGAAAGATCGGCGTTGGCTTCTTGCACGGCTTGGACGATGCCGCGTTGCACTCGTTTTGAAAATGTTTCGTCCAATCCATAACCATGCACGACCATGGTGCTCGGCGCATGGTGCGTGTGGGTGCAGTTGATGAGGATATTGGCTGCGGGAATGGCGGTCGTTTTTTCAATTTCGGCTACCACCGGATCAAGCCATTCGCGAGTGATCATCAAAATGTCGCACGCCACGATGGCCAGTTTGCCGAAGGGCCTTTGTTCGAGAACGACCGCAACAGCGCGCAGTTTGCCTTCCTGTCCAGTCGCTTTGCCGGGAGTGATGCCGCCCGCGATGATCATGGAATCGTCGGCCTCGAATTCAGCGGCAGCCGCACCGACGCGCAATCCAGCAAAGGCAGCAGGCGGATTGTTTGTCGCAAGTTTTTCCGCCGCCTGACCCAATGTCGTGAAAACCACAACGAAACAAATGATCGACCTTGAAACGGCAGTTGAGATGAACCCCGTGGAGTAGGCGGCAATACTCCACGGGGTGAACCGCGAACCACACGAACCACGCGAAAACAAGGCGCTTGAAAGGGATGGGAAGCGGAGGGGATCCTTTACCCGGCGGGTGAAGAAAGCCTTTTCCGAACGCCCTTCTCCGTTCGCGTATTTCGTGTGTTTCGCGGTTTCCTCTGCTTCTTTTAGGTTCACGGTGGAATTGTGTTCGCCTCAAACTCCCTTTGGCACGGCCCAGTGTCCGTCACGATACGTCCGGTGAACGAGACGATTCGCCTCTTCGTCGCCTTCAATTTGCTCGGTCACGGGGTTGAAATGGAGCGTGCGACCGACGCGCGTGGCGATGTTGCCCAAATGACAAAGGGCGGCGGAGAGGTGCCCGATCTCGACATCGGCGTTGGGCCGCTTGTCATTCTTCAGGCAATCCAGAAAGTTACGGTGATGGGCCGGGCCGTCGGGCTTTCCGGTCATTTTTTCGCGAGGTTCATTGCGCGGCCCGAACAGTTGCCAGCCGCCGCTTTTGCCGAGCACCAACATTCCTTTCGTACCGTAAAAGGCGTTTCCGTTTTCGTGACCTTCCTGCACGTAAGGCGACCAGATGCGCTGCTCGAAGATGAGTTGCTTCTTGCGCTGGCCGTCGCCGTGGTATTTGAAGACGACGTATTGCGTGTCGGGGAATTGCTGGTCGTCATCGAAGAAATATTTCCCGCCCAGCGCGGCGATAGTTGAAGGATGGGTCTCGACGCCCAATCCCCAGCGGGCGATGTCGAGATCGTGAACGCCGTCGTTGCCCATGTCGCCGGTGCCGAAGGCGTACCACCAACGCCAGATACCCGGGAGCAGGTTGGATTGATAGGACACCACCGGCGCCGGCCCGAGCCACGTATCAAAGTCGAGGTTCGACGGCGGATCGGAGGGTTTCGCATGGCCGATGCTGCGGCGAAGCTGGCTGTTCCAGGCTTTGGAAACGAGGATATCGCCAATCGCGCCATTGTGCAGAAGTTCCATCGCCTTCATCACATGCTCAGTGCTGCGGCTTTGCGTGCCGGTCTGCACAACGCGCTTGTTGCGTCGCGCGGCCTCGATCATCAACCGTCCCTCACGAATGTTGTGGCAGCACGGTTTCTCCACATAGACATGCTTGCCGGCGGCGCAGGCCAGGATGGTTGCCGGCGCGTGCCAATGATCGGGAGTCGCGATGATGACAGCATCGACGGATTTGTCCTCCAGGATGCGGCGCAAATCCTTCACGGACTTTGGCGCTTTGCCAGAAGTGGTTTCGACTTCCTTCGCGGCCTTGGCCATCCGGTCGGCATCCACGTCGCAGACATAGGCGAACTCGACATCCTTTTGAGCCGCGAAAGATTTCAAGAGGTTCGTGCCCATGCCGCCCGGCCCAATAACGCCCATGACGACTTTCTCGTTGGCACCAGCAGCGCGGGCTGGATTGGCGAATCCGAGGGCGGCAGTGCCGGCGACGAGCGCGCCGGTTTGTTTCAGGAATTGTCGGCGATCAGTAGTCTTCATAACGAATCAGCGGGTTTGAAGAATTGATGCCATGTTCCAAAATAATTGTCACGACTTTGTGATGTCGTAATGGATGACCACGGGAAGAGGTTGATGAAATAAAAAAGCCGTTGCGCGCCTTTCAACGGGCTACGCAACGACTTTTCAACCACCAAAAGTTATTATTTTTTCAGCGGCAACAAGGAATGTTAAATAGACCGTTTGGCGTTCCAATCGTAGGTCTTGCTTTCGCCGCTCCAGTCGGACTCGATTTTGCCCTTGATGGAGTTGCCGTCCAGCTTGCCTTTGAATTTAGCTACCTGCGTCTTGCCATCTTCTTCACGAGTGACCTTCAATGTCACCTCGTTGTCCTTGACCAGGCCTTCCAGGATGGGCGCTTCGTTGTCGCCCAACACCACAACGCCGGAGAGCTTATCGCCTTCCTGCTTGAGTTTCAGGCTCAGTTCAATCGAATCTCCACCTTCAGTGGTGAGCACCCAATTCCAAGTGCCGGTGGCGTTGCCCGCTCCGGCGCTTGCCGTGGCCGCGCTGCCGGCGGTTTTTTCCCGGCTGGCATTCCAATCGTAGGTCTTGTTTTCACCGCTCCAGTCGGATTCGATCTTGCCTTTGATGGAGTCCCCGTTGAGTTTGCCTTTGAATTTGGCGACCTGCGTCTTGCCATCTTCTTCGCGGGTGACTTTCAGGGTCACCTCGTTGTCCTTGACCAGGCCTTCCAGGATGGGCGCTTCGTTGTCCCCCAACACCACCACGCCGGACAGTTTTTCACCGTCCTGCTTAAGCTTCAGACTGAGTTCGATCGAATCTCCGCCTTCAGTGGTGAGCACCCAATTCCAAGTGCCGGCAGCACTACCCGCTCCCGCGCTGGCGGTGGAACTGGCAGCGGCTTTTTCGCGCGTGGCATTCCAATCGTAGTTGTGATTTTCCCCACCCCAGTCCGAATCAATCTTGCCCTTGATGGTATCGCCGCTCAGCGTGCCTTTGTACTTGGAGGTGAATTTCTGCCCGCCGGTATCGACGGGAATTTTGAAGGAGATGGCGTCGCCGACAACTTTGCCCTCCGTGATGGGAGCTTCGAAGTCGCCCATGCTGACCTTGCCGGTCACATTCTCGCCTTCCTGCTTCAGGTTGAGGACGAGATTCAACGCATCGCCGCTTTCGACGGTGATGGCGTATTTCCAGGAGCCCGTCGTACCCGCCGCAGCGCTAGACGCGGCGGCAGTCGTCGATCCTTCGCGTTTGGCCTGCCAGTCCGCGGTGCGGTTCTCCCCGCCGTAATTGGATTGCAGCTTGCCCTTCAGAGTGTCGCCGCTCAATTTGGCCGCCACAGTCGTCGTGATCTTTTCGCCGTTCCGTTCGCGGACCGATTTGATCGCAAGGTCGTCGCCCGTGAGTTTGATTTCGTCAATCGGGTATTCATTGCCATTGCGGCCAACGATGACACCGTTGAACTTGGCGCCTTCTTGTTTGATCTTGAGAGTGGACTCGATGGTCTGTCCATCAGCGGTGGTGAAGCTGGCCTTCCAGGTGCCCGCCGCATTGTTTTCCGCGGCCAGGGCTGCGGCATTCAGCCAGCCCAATGTGAGGGTCAATGCCGCCAATGGCAGCGTTGCTTTGAATGAGGATTGTTTGAGGAATTTCATGCGAATATTCATAACCGATCTTTGTTTAGGTGTTTCAACTGTTAAACTGGTTTCGCCCGAGCTGTGACTCGACGATTCAATGTTAAAACGGTCACCGAGTCAAACGGGTTACAAACCATTTAGCGGTTGTCATGCCAAGCTGATCGAGGTTCGATTGGCACCCTGTCAGTCAACGACTTCGCCCAAGCAAGGAGTTTCGCCGTGTCACCTTGCGGCGCTGGAAGTCGTGCAAAATGCAATGTGCCGGTTTGCATTTTGCAATGTCGTTCGCTCCACCGCGAGGCAGCGGGTCACAACAAATTGGCAGCGAGTTCGGCCAGGGCGGAGCGCTCCCCTTTTTGCAATTCGATGTGCGCGGACACCGATTCCGCCCGGAAACGACTGACGATGTAGTTGAAGCCGTTAGAAGAAGAGTCCACGTACGGATTGTCGATCTGGTAAGGGTCACCCGTAAACACGATTTTGGTGCCGTGGCCGACGCG
Protein-coding regions in this window:
- a CDS encoding DEAD/DEAH box helicase, with translation MSLLIPIEAFDNFKEAKEFSASDVTPELVRAVKKLDEREELEPFLRSILADFGQTPHGPMEIADIFTHRVTVKGQHGLAAFVLKGKSFPTVRQSDVSHQIYRLKKIDGLKFAVFAAPGTILDPAKEQFCSTCEEIGCHYAIFDVVDLARLFVAHGFFCPKDASRISAGRCKCGYSPKKRILNLLQKEALEGLSTAHALKQKTGLVVLPPGSGKTRISAEDAKSLNPSCVLYVAHTHEILDVAQSEFEAKFGADSVARLERASSFRQLNRVNIATIKLLAENLAKLSAGQFDYVVIDEFHHAAAKSYRRLIECIQPGFLLGLTATPFRGDRQDILQLCSGNVIVSYELRFGIETGVLCPYHYFGCFDDVDYTQIQHNGLAYSIRDLEKALIVPQRDRAIIRKWREKAEGKPTVAFCCSIKHAERVAASFASEGIAAAVYTSESDRQERHQTLLEFKSGTVPVLCVVDVLNEGADLPFIECLLFLRPTESKRIFYQQLGRGLRKYVGKSHCTVIDFIGNFKNAHRILDYQGLLPFEEDEQAGLGGARTRKEILNLPLGCEVNFDDRVIDVFASQTLDPAYATRHNIRRILLYQYERLARKLNRKPTKMDIDRNYLVNSDIYAILFGSWTAFEVMMARERL
- a CDS encoding type II toxin-antitoxin system RelE/ParE family toxin, coding for MNDIRLPDGIARVLFTTGARRMILLHGFIKKSQKPPQEELTLAKSRLRLLQ
- a CDS encoding DUF559 domain-containing protein, producing the protein MNKGATPHLNPLPSEGRGGTRALPQPTSNTNGGARRIPSPSSGERVRVRGQRGQSGKHRTRTADARDFARHLRRESTDAEKRLWRLLRDRRFSEFKFRRQYPCGIYFLDFYCTLAKLAVELDGGGHGFPDQRARDEKRNQFLAEQGIKVLRFWNHQLRGELEAIRFEIWHALMERTGRHKEIAGYLPKPAPSPQPSPPMGERESQRRTSKIASPLSDSFSPHRRRRPG
- a CDS encoding DJ-1/PfpI family protein, with amino-acid sequence MKTSHLIRASALFSIALVWALTVGQSLAADDQKPEQPKPAATAQLEKVRTLGIVIFPGFELLDAYGPLEMWGNLKGKVKVVTVAREKGEITSSQGPKTVAEFGFKDCPPLDLILIPGGFGALDVLKDTETLDWLRERSAKAEITMSVCNGASVLAAASLLDGRPATTNKAFWSRATTPWPNVKWVKRARWVDDGRIVTSSGVSAGMDMTLHVVERLFGKKTADNLANGSEYEWHRDPSWDPYAELHGLVQGPK
- a CDS encoding Gfo/Idh/MocA family oxidoreductase, translated to MKTTDRRQFLKQTGALVAGTAALGFANPARAAGANEKVVMGVIGPGGMGTNLLKSFAAQKDVEFAYVCDVDADRMAKAAKEVETTSGKAPKSVKDLRRILEDKSVDAVIIATPDHWHAPATILACAAGKHVYVEKPCCHNIREGRLMIEAARRNKRVVQTGTQSRSTEHVMKAMELLHNGAIGDILVSKAWNSQLRRSIGHAKPSDPPSNLDFDTWLGPAPVVSYQSNLLPGIWRWWYAFGTGDMGNDGVHDLDIARWGLGVETHPSTIAALGGKYFFDDDQQFPDTQYVVFKYHGDGQRKKQLIFEQRIWSPYVQEGHENGNAFYGTKGMLVLGKSGGWQLFGPRNEPREKMTGKPDGPAHHRNFLDCLKNDKRPNADVEIGHLSAALCHLGNIATRVGRTLHFNPVTEQIEGDEEANRLVHRTYRDGHWAVPKGV